In Panicum virgatum strain AP13 chromosome 5K, P.virgatum_v5, whole genome shotgun sequence, the genomic window ACAATTCTCTATTTTTCTTCCCAACAATAAAAAATTGTGGACCCATAGTGCCACTGCTCCCCTATCCCTTCCCCTTTCACCGAGTGAGCATGAATAAGTGGCCGCCGCTGGAGCTGCCGCTCTCCCACGAGTCTACTTCTATCATCCTGAACAAGGCCAGCCGTAGCCGGAGCCACCAGCTCCTCATTCTCCTGCTAATAATgctctgctcctgctcctgctccggaCAAAGCCGGCGCGCACGCGtctagagggggagagagagtgtgtgtgtgtgtgtgagagagagagagagtgtgagagagagagagagccgccAGCGTGCACGAGAGCAGAACACCGCCATGGCTGCCTGCTCTGGCCTCACACTCCAGCATCGGCCTCAGCCTCCGACGCCACAGCCGCcctccccgccgctgccgccaagcTCCGGCCCCCCATGCCGCCACTGCTGAGCTTCGGCCACCATGCCGCCTTGTCCTCCACCGCGGCCGACTAGTCCTCTATCAGGCCTCTCCCTCCGCCCTCCATCGTGCCCCGCCGGCAGCAGCTGGGCTCCCTCCACCGAGCCCCCCTCCACCTCGCCTCCCCCGCCTGTGACGTGCTCCCTTGCGTCGCCCGCCATTGGGGTTGCACCGCcactggcggcggccgggctccCTCCACCGAGCCTCCCTCTGCCTCCCCTGCCCCTAGTGCGACGTGCTCCCTTGCGCCGCTTATCCTCTGGTAGCGACGGCCGATGGCAAGCAGGAGCAGAACCAACAACCTGATTGGAGAGATTGGAGTAGAGCTGCAGTGAGCTGGCAGGTGTACTACGAGTACGAGCCCTGGAGGCCTCTGCCTGACAGAGAGAGGGAGTGGGCCACTCTAAACCTACCTCTTCGCCATGGCCGCGCTCATTACCCTCCTCGCGCTCCTCGCCGCTTTCCTTGACCTGGCTGAGCATCCACAGGGCGGCGCGACCCTCTTCCTCCACGGGCAGACCATGGCTGcgagcagcggtggcggcggcgacgacctcCCTTCCTCCCCTTGGCCCGAGCCCAAGGAAGAAGACTGGCAAAATGTCGCGGCAAAACCAGGACGGGGAAGAAGTCGCGACGCGCATATATCCTCGTGGAGGGGGGAGGGTTGGGAATTGTTAGCAGATGGGAATAGATTTGaggaactgttggagataatttttcttcattttaaaaaaaaattgagatgGAGAATTCATTTGTGGATCTCTTGGAGATGATCTAAGGCAACAAACATTATCACAAATGCAAGGCATGTGAAAAAGCAGGAAAGAAATAGATCGAAACTCGAAAGCAGTCTGAAGCTATGAAGATAAAAGTCATAAAAGACATGAAACAACATAAAGGTTATGGTATATTTGACCGCAAAATGGCGTAGAATACATAATGAAAATGACATGGAATTTTCTTATGACGACATGCACAATGAATAATGAAAATATTGCAGCGGTACAATACATATAACAGATAAATAGAGCAGggtgttggaatttgggctggTCCCAAATGATTATTTCACAAATTCTATATTAAATCTCAAAGGGCAATGTGAGCATGAGGAAGTGAAGGAGTGGTACAAGCCTTTAGTCCAACATTGCTTGTGGAAGGTGAGAATGGCTAACTTATATAGTGAGGCTATTCTCACTTCTCAAAGCTATGTGTAGGActggaaacgagccgagccggctcggctcggcgagGCTCGGTGCATGAGCGAGCCGAGCCAAGCTCGGCTCGGTAGTTTGGCGAGCTCGCTGaggaggctcggctcggctcgcgagccggctcgagccggctcgcgagcctggCACAAAATATATATTATGCATTTAGTATACACATTATAAGATATTGACTAgtgaatataaatatataaagcGCATACATGTGTTGAAATGAAAGTAATCAATAAACAATAATCATATTAAGCATAGATATATATTAATATTGATATTGTCACACCACAGGTTAGGGTTAGAGTGTTTCATAATAGCCTATGAACCATTATGAGCCTCAGTGGACTGAGCTCGCGAGCCAGCTCGCGAGCCACAgcgagccggctcggctcggctcgtcatTTTCACGAGCCTGAGAagtaggctcggctcggctcgttggaggctcgcgagccgctccgagccgagccgagccgaagcGAGCTCGAGCCAGCTCGCTAGCCTCGAGCTATTTTTCCAGCCCTAGCTATGTGTGTGGGAGTGAAAAGAAGCTCTACACGTGCTCGCTCATCTCGCTGGCCTGGGCTTGAGCCAGGGCGAAGGGTGTAGACGCAAGACGTCCGTGTGAATGGTCCACCGAAATCCGGCTCCTCCCCCGAGAGCGCAACTTCCTTTTGCTGTTTTACTTTTAGGTTACTGGGCCATTATGTTTACGAGATATATGGAAAGTCTAAGCGGTTTTCTAATCTGATCACGGATCCGAAGACGCACGACACGAGGTCGTGGGCTGTCATATATATACGATCTATTGACCTTCAAGAAAATTAatctaatctgagttagggttttgtcTCTTCTCGCTACTGCTCCGCCACCATAGTtttctccatcccgagcgctAGCGTGCATCAGCGAAATGGAGAGCAGGTCTCTGGAACCATTCACCTTTGGAATCCTGCACCCagagagggcgaataaggtttcTGAGAAGCGCCTTGAGCACGATCTTCaccacggctcgtcctccgtcaAGTCCTCTTCACCACGACTCGTCCTCCGTCAAGTCCGGCGTAGCGGCGAATCGTCATCTTCAATGTTGTCTGCTGTGCTCCGTCTGCAACACCGTCGTCACTCCGTCTGCACCGCTGGTGATTGCCATAGCATCTCCATCTGCAAAACGCTCAATACGTGCACCGTGATCTGATTCTTTCTTTAATCATGTTTACTGAGCTGTGTCTTGTTACTAGTATGATAAAGTTGTTCATGCTAGATCTTGTCATGttcatgatttatttatttcaaaatttaatCAAACTATTGCCTAATTATTCAACACATGGCACATGCCCTGAGCCCTGTTGTCTCACAAGAGCATGCTGCCAATAGCAACACTCGAACCATCTCAAAATTATTCACTATTCAGTAAGCTTTGGTCTGCTGCCTCCAAACCTTGCCAAGGAAGTCATGATGGTTAAGAAGTTACGGATCTCTAGCTTCTTCAGCTGGTCAGGTGTTATTCCTCTCAATCTCGGAACAGCAACTTCTGAATCCTGTTCGATGATCTTCTTGCTTAGCTTGTCCCACCAACTGATTATGAAGTAAAATTCATGGAACATGATCCCTCTTGCCCACTCACGATGGTGGCAGTAGGTGAGCAGGTGATCAGCAAGTGTGTAGGGCTGCACAGACGTCCATGCTACCACTGTCGGCTTGTCGTCCAGGCGCAGCATTGACAAACTttggccatgtttggatgaATCCACGAAAATTGttgcacaaaaagacgaatgcatgcatgaagtagtaaacgaagtttatttgcaaaacctttttaggaatgggtgtaacttttcgagacgaatctaatgagccaaattTCATCattattggctacagtgatgctacagtaaccgcgctcaatcatcctctaatcatgcggtcaaagatctcattagctagagcaactgctacagtaccacaattgtggaggtaattttgtaattagactttatttaatacccctaattagtagtcaaaacaTCGTTTCTCTCTCATTAAAACTTTTCCACCcttcatccaaacacggcctttcAAACGAGCCATCGCTGAGTGAATGCACCAACACAGGATTTACAGTCTTCGGCATGGCAAAGTAGATGCAATTGCTGCTGATGGAAGGTTGATTCGTGGCTGAGACAGATAGGCACCGGTCATCACTAAGGAACAGCGCCCGGTCACCTAGGCTGAGCACTCGAGTTAGCTCATGGTGATGTCCGGGTGTAGCGATGTCCAATCCCGCTCCTcagacgccgccgcctccatgcgGCGCTTGCAGCCGCCGGAGATAAATGCATCGAAGGCGGCGGCCTTGCGCTTGCCGCTCGACCTCGATGGCTGTTCCATTCACAGAGCCAGATCCCACCAAAAaggcgagttttttttttctgcaaatgaagcatgaatttGAGAACTTGGAAGAGCGGAAGGAGATTATAGATCGCCTCCCCTTACCTCTCCCAGACATATATAaagcctctagcaagacatccCCACCGCCATCGACGCGGAATCGAACTCGGAGTAAATCACGCGTCGAATCCCAACCTGATCGGACTATCGGAGTCGTAGAGACTCCAGAACGAGGTTGCCCCCTTGCCGGGCAACGGCGGGGCTCTGCTTGGCCGGGCTGCGGGCTCGGATGGGGTGGGGTGGGTTGGGTCAGGCGCGCCTTATCCTGCCGCTGGGTTCGGCCGGCCCACGGAATCCGTGTGTCATGGTCTACTACTGTTCCATCGCGCCTCTACTTGCCTTGGATTTTCAGGACAATTGATTTCATAGCATCGAAATATCACTATTTTTGGAAAATACCACCGAAAGAACGCGTTACATAAAATACCGCTGAAAGAATCATTTCGTTCTAAAAAATATCATTCCATTAACTTTTGCAATGAACCAGTCATTTTGCTCTCCATAGGACAAAGTGAAATGTCTCTTTTACCCGaatcttcttcctctgctcttTCTTCGTCTTCCCGCAAGCATGCATCCGTCCGCATGGGGACATCGCCCGTCCATGGAGGAGATGGTGTCCGCGCACGGGCTCC contains:
- the LOC120709789 gene encoding keratin, type I cytoskeletal 9-like, translating into MRVATSSPSWFCRDILPVFFLGLGPRGGREVVAAATAARSHGLPVEEEGRAALWMLSQVKESGEEREEGNERGHGEEVVGSAPACHRPSLPEDKRRKGARRTRGRGGRGRLGGGSPAAASGGATPMAGDAREHVTGGGGEVEGGSVEGAQLLPAGHDGGRRERPDRGLVGRGGGQGGMVAEAQQWRHGGPELGGSGGEGGCGVGG